In one Zobellia galactanivorans genomic region, the following are encoded:
- a CDS encoding TetR/AcrR family transcriptional regulator has protein sequence MSTKAERTTAFIIKTVASVFNKHGYIGTSMSDLTEATGLTKGAIYGNFENKEALALSAFQYNSNLLLSKIDEVLASESKALDKIFKLTDFYRNYDSFTLSMGGCPILNTGVDAQYNNRLLAAANKEAIKELEGKIALVFENGVKNNEIKLPVPPLQFAKQLFTMIQGAVAMATMTGDKKYLINTIAYLEVLIKKELKN, from the coding sequence ATGTCGACCAAAGCAGAAAGAACCACCGCCTTTATCATTAAGACCGTTGCCTCCGTATTTAACAAACATGGTTATATTGGCACAAGCATGAGCGACCTCACGGAAGCTACCGGATTAACCAAGGGCGCCATATATGGTAATTTTGAAAACAAAGAAGCTTTAGCCCTTTCCGCTTTCCAATACAACAGCAACTTGCTACTCTCTAAAATAGACGAAGTATTGGCTTCCGAAAGCAAGGCTTTGGACAAAATATTCAAACTAACGGATTTCTACAGAAATTACGATTCGTTTACCTTGAGCATGGGAGGATGCCCAATACTGAATACTGGTGTAGACGCCCAATACAACAATAGGCTACTGGCCGCAGCGAACAAAGAGGCCATTAAGGAGTTGGAAGGTAAAATTGCCTTGGTTTTCGAGAACGGGGTCAAGAATAACGAAATCAAACTTCCGGTACCCCCGCTTCAATTCGCCAAGCAACTTTTCACTATGATACAAGGTGCCGTTGCTATGGCCACTATGACGGGTGACAAAAAATACCTGATCAATACCATCGCCTATCTAGAGGTCTTGATCAAAAAAGAGCTTAAAAACTAG
- a CDS encoding PorP/SprF family type IX secretion system membrane protein, which yields MLRLILSILLFSFFLVLQGQDARLPADLRQHNLTTYNASLFNPAFSLDRNNANSLAYWVRWQWQAIDGNPTTQFLNYTRKLNNRSTVGAAFFQQNTGIYFDTGGVINYAQSFDLNESVKLGVGVNIFGFQQSLADDRFTIDPDFPLPQSSSSADDFILQVAPGISLSVERLTLGFASENLIDYNFTEREANTEKEDKVFMGLVSYDFPLTLGTVMNAFLRPSMYLRTIPGEPNQIGFNTLLNTNKYWGQLGYNNFYGYGVGLGATFFKHLSLGALVEFGADSSISSESSFELMAAYFFGKPEERHTMVGYVTPEENELEQIESAEKEAQNDAVAEEIEEAEELAEVQKAVEKEAKQEEKRRRKLEKMAQDSVARAEKEAALALKKEQKRLKKEVEEQMEKEEALAKAVEKEAKTQGGKQDAKAQEAEQVRKQDSINRVKREAAIAAARKLEEEKRKAEAAKAAKAEEEAKLAQRKEVVTPQKGEKYEEVQTEEGLAPGYYLIANVFGTKKYFEAFMADMKSKGLQPKSFVRSKNKYNYVYLGRYDTMGQARQARDGKFDGKYAGNTWIFRVVGE from the coding sequence ATGCTCAGACTTATACTCTCAATTCTTCTGTTTTCGTTCTTTTTGGTTCTTCAGGGGCAAGATGCACGGCTACCTGCCGACCTAAGGCAGCATAATCTTACCACGTATAATGCAAGTCTGTTCAACCCGGCTTTTTCCCTCGACAGGAACAATGCCAATTCCTTGGCTTATTGGGTACGTTGGCAGTGGCAGGCCATTGATGGAAATCCCACGACGCAGTTTTTGAACTATACGAGAAAATTGAACAATAGGTCCACCGTAGGTGCGGCATTCTTTCAGCAAAATACAGGAATTTATTTTGATACGGGTGGGGTAATCAATTATGCGCAGAGCTTTGACCTGAACGAATCGGTAAAATTGGGAGTGGGCGTCAATATTTTTGGCTTTCAACAATCCTTGGCCGACGATCGATTTACGATCGACCCTGATTTTCCCTTACCACAATCTTCTTCGTCCGCCGATGATTTTATCCTGCAGGTGGCGCCGGGCATCAGCCTTAGTGTAGAGCGATTGACTTTGGGGTTTGCTTCGGAAAACCTGATCGATTATAATTTTACGGAAAGGGAAGCGAATACGGAAAAGGAGGACAAGGTCTTTATGGGGCTTGTTTCTTACGACTTTCCTTTGACCTTGGGGACGGTTATGAATGCCTTTTTAAGACCGTCGATGTATTTGCGAACCATTCCGGGAGAACCTAATCAAATAGGGTTTAATACACTTTTGAATACGAATAAATATTGGGGCCAATTGGGCTACAATAATTTTTATGGATACGGAGTAGGGCTAGGCGCCACTTTTTTTAAGCATTTGTCATTAGGGGCCTTGGTCGAATTTGGGGCCGATTCATCTATAAGTTCGGAATCTTCCTTTGAACTTATGGCCGCATACTTTTTTGGTAAGCCCGAAGAACGGCATACAATGGTGGGCTATGTAACTCCGGAAGAAAACGAATTGGAACAAATAGAATCTGCCGAGAAAGAGGCTCAAAACGATGCCGTGGCGGAAGAGATCGAAGAGGCCGAAGAACTGGCGGAAGTACAGAAGGCAGTGGAGAAAGAGGCGAAGCAAGAAGAAAAGAGACGGCGCAAGCTTGAGAAAATGGCGCAGGATTCCGTAGCAAGGGCCGAAAAAGAAGCCGCATTGGCGCTTAAGAAAGAGCAGAAACGCCTTAAGAAGGAAGTAGAGGAGCAGATGGAGAAAGAGGAGGCCTTGGCGAAGGCAGTGGAAAAAGAGGCCAAGACACAAGGTGGTAAGCAAGATGCAAAGGCCCAAGAGGCGGAGCAAGTTAGAAAACAGGACTCTATTAATCGGGTAAAGCGGGAAGCAGCAATTGCGGCCGCCCGGAAATTAGAAGAAGAAAAACGAAAAGCCGAAGCGGCAAAGGCGGCGAAGGCCGAAGAAGAGGCTAAACTTGCTCAGCGGAAAGAAGTAGTAACGCCACAAAAAGGTGAGAAATACGAAGAAGTGCAAACAGAAGAGGGGTTGGCGCCAGGCTATTATTTGATAGCAAATGTATTCGGGACCAAAAAGTACTTCGAGGCCTTTATGGCAGATATGAAAAGCAAAGGATTACAGCCTAAGTCTTTCGTGCGTAGCAAAAACAAATATAATTACGTATACCTCGGTCGTTACGACACTATGGGGCAAGCCAGACAGGCTAGGGATGGCAAGTTTGATGGTAAGTATGCTGGCAATACATGGATTTTCAGGGTAGTAGGGGAGTAA
- a CDS encoding SixA phosphatase family protein: protein MQWIKSLYIILCIPLIFTSCKDEQKVTQENNTKDVVSTFYFIRHAEKDRSDPENVDPELNQRGLGRAMHWAEILDDVDLDVIYTTDYERTSMTAAPTAVKKELDVTYYEPQNVDIEQFKTDNLGKKVLVVGHSNTTPEFVNKMIGEDLYYEMDDSDNGSLFIVQLINGQATSQRLHINCNCPKER from the coding sequence ATGCAATGGATCAAATCATTATACATAATTCTATGTATACCTTTAATCTTTACCAGTTGTAAAGACGAGCAAAAAGTTACGCAAGAAAACAACACCAAAGACGTGGTGTCTACATTTTATTTTATACGGCATGCCGAAAAAGACCGTTCCGACCCAGAAAATGTAGATCCCGAACTCAACCAGCGGGGCCTCGGCAGGGCCATGCACTGGGCCGAAATTCTCGACGACGTGGATTTAGACGTTATATACACCACGGACTACGAGCGAACCTCAATGACGGCTGCGCCCACTGCGGTAAAAAAAGAACTCGATGTCACCTACTACGAACCACAGAATGTTGACATAGAACAATTCAAGACCGATAACCTCGGCAAAAAAGTTTTAGTGGTCGGCCACAGCAATACAACGCCGGAATTTGTAAACAAAATGATCGGGGAAGACCTTTATTACGAAATGGACGACAGTGACAACGGCAGTCTTTTTATCGTGCAACTCATTAACGGACAGGCAACTTCCCAACGGCTCCACATCAATTGCAACTGCCCAAAAGAGCGGTAG
- the smpB gene encoding SsrA-binding protein SmpB: MVQKNINIKNKKAKFEYEFIDTYVTGIVLAGTEIKSIREGKASIAQSFCEFNERGELFVINMQIDEYSHASHFNHKPKAERKLLMGKRELRKLRKEVTTSGFTIVPTNLFINDRGLAKLKIALAKGKKLYDKRETLKDRDNQRNLSRIKKSFNN, encoded by the coding sequence ATGGTTCAAAAGAACATCAACATAAAGAACAAAAAGGCCAAGTTTGAATACGAGTTCATAGACACCTATGTAACCGGAATTGTTTTGGCCGGAACGGAAATAAAATCCATCAGGGAAGGAAAGGCTTCGATCGCCCAGAGTTTTTGTGAGTTTAACGAGCGAGGTGAACTTTTTGTCATCAACATGCAAATTGACGAATATTCCCATGCTTCGCACTTTAACCATAAGCCGAAAGCCGAACGCAAATTATTGATGGGCAAGCGCGAGCTGAGAAAACTACGCAAGGAAGTAACCACTTCGGGTTTTACCATTGTGCCCACCAACCTCTTTATTAACGACAGGGGTTTGGCCAAATTAAAAATTGCATTGGCCAAGGGTAAAAAACTTTACGATAAGCGTGAAACCTTGAAAGACCGAGACAATCAACGGAACCTTTCAAGAATTAAGAAAAGCTTCAACAACTAA
- a CDS encoding protein-L-isoaspartate(D-aspartate) O-methyltransferase — MKDTLKHRGMRNKLAETLVAKGISNNNVLNAIRTIPRHLFMDSSFEGHAYQDKAFPIAADQTISQPYTVAFQSQLLEVKPEQKILEIGTGSGYQTAVLLLLKARVYTIERQLELFKKTKIFFGKMGYRPKKMIFGDGYKGLPDQAPYDGIIVTAGAPEVPKALMSQLKIGGRLVIPVGSDEQIMTLFVRKSEKEFEKTEYGSFRFVPLLEDKN; from the coding sequence TTGAAAGATACTTTAAAACATAGGGGAATGCGCAACAAGCTGGCCGAAACATTGGTAGCTAAGGGCATTTCGAACAATAATGTGTTGAATGCCATACGTACCATTCCTAGGCATTTGTTTATGGACAGCAGTTTTGAAGGACATGCCTACCAAGACAAGGCTTTTCCCATTGCTGCCGATCAAACTATTTCGCAACCGTATACCGTGGCTTTTCAGTCGCAGTTACTTGAGGTAAAACCAGAACAGAAGATTCTTGAAATAGGAACCGGAAGCGGATATCAAACTGCAGTATTGTTGCTTTTAAAGGCAAGGGTGTACACTATCGAGCGTCAATTGGAGCTATTTAAGAAAACCAAGATTTTCTTTGGAAAAATGGGCTATCGCCCTAAAAAGATGATTTTCGGTGATGGTTATAAAGGCTTGCCCGATCAGGCGCCTTACGATGGGATTATCGTAACCGCCGGTGCCCCTGAAGTACCTAAAGCCCTTATGAGCCAGTTAAAAATCGGAGGTAGGTTGGTGATTCCCGTAGGAAGCGACGAACAGATTATGACCCTTTTTGTACGAAAGTCAGAAAAGGAATTTGAAAAGACGGAATACGGATCCTTCCGCTTTGTACCGTTGTTGGAAGACAAGAACTAG
- a CDS encoding Gfo/Idh/MocA family protein: MLRVGVLGAGHLGKIHLRLLNESTKYELVGFYDADAINGKKVADEFGYTYFDNINKLIEAVDVVDIVTPTLSHFDCAKKAIEKGKHIFIEKPITNTYEEAAELLELEKKHQIKGQVGHVERFNPAFSAVKHQINTPMFIESHRLAEFNPRGTDVPVVLDLMIHDIDAILSVVNSEVKQINASGVSVISKSPDIANARIEFENGCVANLTASRISLKNMRKSRFFQKDAYISVDFLEKKVEVVKMKDAPEKVGDFDMVLQNAEGEKKQIYFENPEVGTNNAILDELESFADAIVNDSTPVVSLRQGTQALKVALQIIASF; this comes from the coding sequence ATGCTTAGAGTTGGCGTATTAGGCGCAGGTCATTTAGGAAAAATACATTTACGTCTGTTAAACGAATCGACGAAATATGAATTGGTCGGTTTTTACGACGCAGATGCCATAAACGGAAAAAAGGTGGCCGACGAGTTCGGTTACACCTACTTTGACAACATTAACAAGCTTATAGAAGCCGTAGATGTTGTGGATATCGTAACCCCTACCTTATCCCACTTTGATTGTGCAAAAAAGGCTATTGAAAAAGGGAAACACATCTTTATCGAAAAACCCATTACCAACACCTACGAAGAAGCGGCCGAGCTGCTCGAACTGGAGAAAAAGCACCAAATAAAAGGCCAAGTAGGCCATGTAGAGCGTTTTAACCCCGCTTTTTCGGCCGTAAAACATCAAATCAACACCCCTATGTTCATTGAAAGCCACCGTTTGGCGGAGTTCAACCCAAGGGGCACCGACGTACCCGTAGTTCTCGATCTTATGATCCACGATATTGACGCCATACTCAGTGTGGTCAATTCGGAAGTAAAACAGATCAACGCCAGTGGGGTTTCGGTAATCAGCAAGTCTCCCGATATCGCCAATGCGCGAATAGAATTTGAAAACGGATGTGTAGCCAATCTAACGGCAAGTAGAATTTCGTTGAAGAATATGCGCAAATCCCGATTCTTTCAAAAAGATGCCTATATCTCGGTAGATTTTCTAGAGAAAAAGGTAGAGGTCGTTAAAATGAAAGACGCTCCCGAAAAAGTAGGCGACTTTGATATGGTGCTCCAAAATGCCGAAGGCGAAAAGAAACAAATTTATTTTGAAAACCCGGAAGTAGGGACGAACAATGCGATATTGGACGAACTGGAAAGTTTCGCCGATGCCATCGTCAATGACAGCACCCCTGTTGTAAGTCTCAGACAAGGCACACAAGCACTAAAAGTAGCCCTGCAAATTATCGCTTCCTTTTAA
- a CDS encoding 3-hydroxyacyl-CoA dehydrogenase family protein — protein sequence MQKIAVIGAGTMGNGIAHVFAQKGHKVNLIDISQDALDKGLQTITKNLDRMLAKEKITQDDKASTLQNIATFTSIKEGVTKVDVVIEAASEHLDIKLSIFKELDTLCSDDTILATNTSSISITQIAAATGRPDKVIGMHFMNPVPIMQLVEIIRGYNTSDKTTEQIMTLSTQLGKTPTEVNDYPGFVANRILMPMINEAIETLYNGVAGVAEIDTVMKLGMAHPMGPLQLADFIGLDVCLSILNVMYDGFKNPKYAPCPLLVNMVMAKKLGVKSGEGFYDYSESRKAEKVSDQFLR from the coding sequence ATGCAAAAGATAGCTGTTATAGGTGCCGGCACCATGGGAAATGGGATTGCCCATGTATTCGCCCAAAAAGGCCACAAAGTAAACCTTATAGATATTTCCCAAGACGCCCTTGACAAAGGACTACAGACCATTACCAAGAACTTGGACCGCATGTTGGCCAAGGAAAAAATAACCCAAGACGACAAGGCGTCTACCCTACAAAACATCGCCACTTTTACCTCCATCAAAGAAGGGGTAACCAAAGTAGACGTAGTAATAGAGGCCGCTTCGGAACATTTAGACATAAAACTCAGCATCTTTAAGGAGCTAGACACCCTTTGTTCCGATGACACCATTTTGGCAACGAACACTTCCTCTATATCGATAACCCAAATCGCGGCTGCTACCGGCAGGCCCGACAAGGTAATCGGTATGCACTTTATGAACCCGGTGCCCATTATGCAATTGGTCGAAATAATTAGAGGCTACAACACCTCAGATAAAACCACGGAACAGATCATGACCTTGTCGACCCAACTGGGCAAGACCCCGACCGAAGTCAACGACTACCCCGGTTTTGTGGCCAATAGAATTTTAATGCCCATGATTAACGAGGCTATAGAAACGCTCTACAACGGTGTTGCAGGCGTTGCGGAAATAGACACGGTCATGAAACTCGGTATGGCCCATCCTATGGGGCCGCTCCAATTGGCCGACTTCATAGGTCTCGACGTATGTCTATCGATTTTAAACGTGATGTACGATGGTTTTAAAAACCCAAAGTACGCCCCCTGCCCCCTTTTGGTGAATATGGTGATGGCCAAAAAACTGGGTGTGAAATCAGGCGAAGGCTTCTATGATTATAGTGAATCGCGGAAGGCCGAAAAGGTTTCCGATCAGTTTTTACGATAA
- a CDS encoding YggS family pyridoxal phosphate-dependent enzyme, producing MIKDQLLTIKSTLPDHVTLVAVSKTKPDEDLLEAYEAGQRIFGENKVQEMVGKWERLPKDIKWHMIGHLQRNKVKYMAEFVDLVHGVDSFRLLVEINKRAEQLNRSIDCLLQIHIAEEDTKFGLNEEELNTLLKSDEYQQLKHVNVVGLMGMATFTDDETQIRREFKHLKSIFDAIQTENEQIKILSMGMSGDYKIAIEEGSTMVRIGSSIFGKRNY from the coding sequence ATGATAAAAGATCAACTTTTAACAATTAAGAGTACACTACCCGACCACGTAACCCTCGTTGCCGTTTCCAAGACAAAACCCGATGAGGACCTCTTGGAAGCCTATGAGGCCGGACAGCGCATTTTTGGCGAAAACAAGGTGCAGGAAATGGTCGGCAAGTGGGAGCGCCTGCCCAAGGACATTAAATGGCACATGATCGGACACTTGCAACGCAACAAGGTCAAATACATGGCCGAATTCGTTGATTTGGTACACGGGGTCGACAGCTTTAGGCTACTGGTCGAAATCAACAAAAGGGCCGAACAGTTAAATCGAAGTATCGATTGCCTTTTACAGATCCATATTGCCGAAGAGGATACCAAATTCGGACTTAACGAAGAAGAACTAAATACCTTATTAAAGTCGGACGAATACCAACAATTGAAGCACGTAAACGTTGTAGGCTTAATGGGTATGGCCACCTTCACCGATGACGAAACCCAAATAAGAAGGGAATTCAAACATTTGAAGTCGATATTCGACGCTATACAGACCGAAAACGAACAGATTAAAATCTTATCCATGGGCATGAGCGGCGATTACAAAATTGCCATTGAAGAAGGGAGTACCATGGTACGCATCGGAAGTAGTATCTTTGGTAAGAGAAATTACTGA
- a CDS encoding exonuclease domain-containing protein, which produces MYTILDIETTGGKYNEEGITEIAIHKFDGHKVVDKFISLVNPEKDIQPFVVKLTGINNKMLQTAPKFHEVAKRIVEITEDTVLVAHNAQFDYRILRTEFRRLGYNFERKTLCTVELSKRLIPEAESHSLGKLVRSLGIAVSDRHRANGDALATLKLFKVLLSKDLDKTILKSVIRKETEGELSDRQLDIVDALPSETGVYYMHDKDGEILYLGKSSNMKKRVNQHFTKSGGRSRQLQKATKKVSFEKTGNELVAMLKENEELKRNRPKYNQRLKPIIFSHGVYVEKDEAGYLTLKIKKTTERNGAFTTFNSHAGAANFIYKLTRDYQLCDKLNGISEAQKNCSNYDTGECLGACIKKEAVETYNQRVNDAVQKYSLDHKNVVIIDKGREIGEYSAVLIKNGDFKGFGYYDLNHQINNIHILESIIVPMQGNENTAHIIENYIRKKRGLKIIELSDK; this is translated from the coding sequence ATGTATACCATTTTAGATATTGAGACCACTGGAGGAAAATACAATGAAGAAGGCATCACCGAAATTGCCATTCACAAATTTGACGGACATAAGGTGGTAGATAAGTTTATCAGCTTGGTAAACCCCGAAAAGGACATTCAGCCCTTTGTGGTAAAACTCACGGGCATAAACAACAAAATGTTGCAGACCGCCCCTAAGTTCCATGAGGTGGCCAAACGTATTGTTGAAATAACGGAAGACACCGTTTTGGTGGCACATAACGCCCAGTTCGACTACAGAATACTACGAACGGAATTTAGAAGACTAGGCTACAACTTTGAGCGTAAAACACTCTGTACGGTAGAACTGTCAAAAAGGCTCATCCCCGAAGCCGAATCGCATAGCCTGGGCAAACTGGTAAGATCACTTGGAATAGCCGTTAGCGATCGCCACAGGGCCAATGGCGATGCCCTTGCCACCCTGAAACTCTTTAAGGTGCTACTCTCGAAAGATCTTGACAAAACCATTTTAAAGAGTGTCATCCGCAAAGAAACGGAGGGCGAACTTTCCGATAGACAATTAGACATCGTCGATGCCCTGCCTTCGGAAACGGGAGTGTATTATATGCACGATAAAGACGGGGAAATTTTGTACTTGGGGAAAAGCTCGAACATGAAAAAAAGGGTCAATCAACACTTTACCAAAAGTGGCGGTCGTTCGCGACAGCTGCAAAAGGCGACAAAAAAAGTGTCGTTCGAAAAAACGGGAAATGAATTGGTCGCCATGCTCAAAGAAAACGAAGAACTTAAACGCAACCGTCCCAAATACAACCAACGCCTCAAACCTATAATTTTCAGCCATGGTGTCTATGTCGAAAAGGACGAGGCCGGTTACCTCACCTTAAAAATTAAAAAAACCACCGAAAGAAACGGTGCGTTCACAACATTCAACAGTCATGCGGGTGCCGCCAATTTTATATATAAGCTTACGCGAGATTATCAACTATGCGATAAGCTAAACGGTATTTCCGAGGCCCAAAAGAATTGCTCGAACTACGATACCGGCGAATGTTTGGGAGCCTGCATCAAAAAAGAAGCGGTAGAAACATACAACCAAAGGGTAAACGATGCCGTACAGAAATACTCGCTAGACCACAAAAATGTGGTGATCATAGATAAAGGCAGGGAGATTGGCGAATACAGTGCGGTATTGATTAAAAATGGTGATTTTAAAGGTTTTGGCTACTATGACCTTAATCACCAAATCAATAATATTCATATCTTAGAATCAATCATAGTCCCTATGCAAGGGAATGAGAACACGGCACATATCATTGAAAACTACATTCGCAAAAAACGCGGATTGAAAATCATAGAACTAAGCGATAAATAA